A single genomic interval of Saccharothrix saharensis harbors:
- a CDS encoding DUF3180 domain-containing protein translates to MRFTKPRDLLAAGLVAGLLAHLLTRLAYDTLPPLPTFAGFTLLVIAIVNAWLAFSLRARILRKPGARPVEPLTAARAVAFAKASSLLGAIMLGAWAGVLAYVLPVRGEFEAADHDTVSGVVGAVCAAVLIAAALWLERCCKTPEDPRPDQ, encoded by the coding sequence GTGAGGTTCACCAAGCCCCGTGACCTGCTCGCCGCCGGACTCGTCGCGGGCCTGCTCGCGCACCTGCTGACCAGGCTCGCCTACGACACGCTGCCGCCGCTGCCGACGTTCGCCGGCTTCACCCTGCTGGTGATCGCGATCGTGAACGCGTGGCTGGCGTTCTCGCTGCGCGCCCGCATCCTGCGCAAGCCCGGCGCGCGGCCCGTCGAGCCGTTGACCGCGGCGCGTGCGGTGGCGTTCGCCAAGGCGTCGTCGCTACTGGGAGCGATCATGCTGGGGGCGTGGGCGGGGGTGCTCGCGTACGTGCTCCCGGTCCGCGGCGAGTTCGAGGCGGCCGACCACGACACGGTCAGCGGGGTCGTCGGCGCGGTGTGCGCGGCGGTGCTGATCGCGGCCGCGTTGTGGCTGGAACGCTGCTGCAAGACGCCCGAAGACCCGCGCCCGGACCAGTAG
- a CDS encoding maleylpyruvate isomerase N-terminal domain-containing protein, whose protein sequence is MSNAVTYDAARRRIISLATGGDPDAPVAACPGWAVRDVLAHLAAGLGDFAEQRFEGVEDGS, encoded by the coding sequence ATGAGCAACGCGGTCACTTACGACGCCGCACGGCGGCGGATCATCAGCCTGGCCACCGGCGGTGACCCCGACGCGCCGGTCGCCGCCTGTCCCGGCTGGGCGGTCCGGGACGTGCTGGCGCACCTGGCGGCCGGGTTGGGCGACTTCGCCGAGCAGCGGTTCGAGGGCGTCGAGGACGGCTCGTAA
- a CDS encoding DUF6779 domain-containing protein, with protein sequence MTGRGASADDEQQDHGRGFGRLLLVAALALALGAAAVLVLSDNARWLRLAVVAALWAALTGAFLAARYRRQVADREDEVADLQSVYELELEREIAARREYELEVEAETRKRVQEEAKDDLEALRGELRALRENLEALLGGEVLVERVALRAESTRMRALSDQSRLMAVGDKRIINAGPAVPVTKKAPEKPQADRTELIERVGVDTGRKDQVRRPEPTRPEPARREQAQPARREPARAAAQPRPAPPVVVRREAAAKAEPTERVGRDVAARLSPPAAGRPAEPSKTEHTVQRRSRVAERTEMISRDAVADAPVRRTGEQRAGATGDQRPAAADVRRPSTARAELTGEHRPVDPGRRPTAQPAAEHQPGGRRADLTGEHRPVGEPVRRPGARPDAAGEHPAGERRPAAQPTGEPQPGGRPAARAELTGEHRPAEARRPRADLTGEHRPVGRPEPAAEHVPVAEPARRASVDDEARRRRAAEPESLGGRAAESVSAAVTPEGRRRAAEPAADPGGRRRAEERWDSWEDAPKPAGRRSAPEPVEPAGAHADGKSVSELLAAFGGGDSPRRRRRRED encoded by the coding sequence ATGACCGGGCGAGGCGCGTCGGCAGATGACGAGCAGCAGGATCACGGTCGTGGCTTCGGGCGACTACTGCTGGTAGCGGCACTGGCGCTCGCCCTGGGTGCCGCGGCGGTGCTGGTGCTGAGCGACAACGCCCGCTGGCTGCGGTTGGCCGTGGTCGCCGCGCTGTGGGCGGCGCTGACCGGAGCGTTCCTCGCGGCCCGCTACCGCAGGCAGGTGGCCGACCGCGAGGACGAGGTGGCCGACCTGCAGTCGGTCTACGAGCTCGAGCTGGAACGCGAGATCGCGGCACGGCGCGAGTACGAGCTGGAGGTCGAGGCCGAGACCCGCAAGCGCGTGCAGGAGGAGGCCAAGGACGACCTGGAGGCGCTGCGCGGCGAGCTGCGCGCCCTGCGGGAGAACCTGGAGGCCCTGCTCGGCGGCGAGGTGCTGGTCGAGCGGGTGGCGCTGCGCGCCGAGTCGACCCGGATGCGCGCGCTGTCGGACCAGTCGCGGCTGATGGCGGTGGGTGACAAGCGGATCATCAACGCCGGGCCCGCCGTGCCGGTGACGAAGAAGGCCCCGGAGAAGCCGCAGGCGGACCGGACCGAGCTGATCGAGCGCGTCGGTGTGGACACCGGCCGCAAGGACCAGGTTCGGCGACCCGAACCGACGCGGCCCGAGCCCGCGCGGCGCGAGCAGGCCCAGCCCGCGCGCCGTGAGCCGGCCCGTGCGGCGGCCCAGCCCCGACCCGCGCCGCCGGTGGTCGTGCGGCGGGAGGCGGCGGCGAAGGCGGAGCCGACCGAGCGGGTGGGCCGGGACGTGGCGGCGCGGTTGTCGCCGCCCGCGGCCGGCCGGCCGGCCGAGCCGTCGAAGACCGAGCACACCGTGCAGCGGCGCAGCCGGGTGGCCGAGCGGACCGAGATGATCAGCCGGGACGCGGTGGCGGACGCCCCGGTGCGGCGGACGGGCGAGCAGCGGGCCGGAGCGACCGGCGACCAGCGCCCCGCGGCCGCCGACGTGCGCCGACCGTCGACGGCGCGGGCCGAGCTGACCGGCGAGCACCGACCGGTCGACCCCGGTCGTCGACCCACCGCGCAGCCGGCCGCCGAGCACCAGCCGGGTGGCCGGCGGGCGGACCTGACGGGTGAGCACCGACCGGTCGGCGAGCCGGTCCGCCGACCCGGGGCGCGGCCGGACGCGGCCGGTGAGCACCCGGCCGGTGAGCGCCGTCCCGCCGCGCAGCCGACGGGTGAGCCCCAGCCGGGTGGCCGACCGGCGGCGCGGGCCGAGCTGACGGGCGAGCACCGCCCGGCGGAGGCGCGCCGGCCGCGAGCCGACCTCACCGGTGAGCACCGGCCGGTCGGCCGTCCCGAACCGGCCGCCGAGCACGTGCCGGTGGCCGAACCCGCGCGGCGGGCGTCGGTCGACGACGAGGCACGCCGCCGCCGCGCGGCCGAGCCCGAGTCGCTCGGCGGGCGCGCGGCGGAGTCGGTGTCGGCCGCCGTGACGCCCGAGGGCCGGCGCCGGGCCGCCGAGCCCGCGGCCGACCCGGGTGGTCGTCGTCGGGCCGAAGAGCGCTGGGACTCGTGGGAGGACGCGCCGAAGCCGGCCGGCAGGCGCAGCGCGCCGGAGCCGGTCGAGCCCGCGGGCGCCCACGCGGACGGCAAGTCGGTCAGCGAGCTGCTGGCCGCGTTCGGCGGAGGGGACTCGCCGCGCCGCCGCCGTCGCCGCGAGGACTGA
- the folK gene encoding 2-amino-4-hydroxy-6-hydroxymethyldihydropteridine diphosphokinase — translation MTRAVLSLGSNLGDRLAHLRLAVAGFADVLVAASPVYETAPWGVTDQGDFLNAVLVVSGDVDEWGWLRRGQALERAAGRARELRWGPRTLDVDVVTVDGVRSSDPELLLPHPGTHERASVLVPWLDVEPDAVVPGHGRARDLLAGLDLGGVTRRDDLRLV, via the coding sequence GTGACTAGGGCGGTGCTGTCGCTCGGCTCGAACCTGGGCGACCGGCTGGCCCACCTGCGGCTGGCGGTGGCCGGGTTCGCCGACGTGCTGGTGGCCGCGTCGCCGGTGTACGAGACCGCGCCGTGGGGCGTGACGGACCAGGGCGACTTCCTCAACGCGGTGCTGGTCGTGTCCGGTGACGTGGACGAGTGGGGCTGGCTGCGGCGGGGGCAGGCGCTGGAGCGGGCCGCCGGGCGGGCCCGGGAGCTGCGGTGGGGACCGCGGACGCTGGACGTGGACGTCGTCACGGTGGACGGCGTGCGGTCCTCGGACCCGGAGCTGCTGCTGCCGCACCCCGGCACGCACGAGCGGGCGTCCGTGCTGGTGCCGTGGCTGGACGTGGAGCCGGACGCGGTCGTGCCGGGGCACGGTCGCGCGCGCGACCTGCTGGCCGGGCTGGACCTCGGCGGCGTCACCCGGCGGGATGACCTCCGCCTGGTCTGA